The sequence GGCAACCCGCTCGCCGCGATGCGCGAGCCACTGACCGTCGAGCGGCACCAGACGTCCCGGTGGATCGCCGAGCCCCTGCGCCTGCTGGACTGTTGCCTGGTCTCCAACGGCGCGGTGGCTGTCGTCGTGACCTCCGCCGACCGCGCCGCGGACCTCCGCCAGCCTCCGGTGCACCTGTGGGGCTACGGGCAGGCGCATCAGCCCCGCCGCATGCTGGCCGGCTCCGACTGGGGCCTGGTGACGCCCGCGGCCCGGTCCGGCCCCCAGGCGATGCGGATGGCCGGCGTCGGCGTCGAGGACATCGACATCTGCGAGCTCTACGACTGCTACACCTACACCGTCCTCGTCACGCTGGAGGACTACGGATTCTGCGCCAAGGGCGAGGGCGGCCCGTTCGTGGCCGACGGCCGGCTCGCCCCGGGCGGGAAGCTCGCCTGCAACACCGGCGGTGGTCAGCTCTCCGGCTACTACATGTGGGGGATGACGCCGCTGTCCGAGGCGGTCATCCAGGCCCGTGGCCAGGGCGGGCAGCGCCAGGCTCCCCGCAACGACGTCATCCTGGTCAGCGGCAACGGTGGCATCCTGGAGCACCACGCGACCGTCGTGCTCAGTCCGCACCCCCGGCACCGGGGCGCCCCATGAGCGGGCCGGACCCGGTCGCGGGTCCCGCGTTTCCCGCGGTCCGGCGGGACGACGCGAGCGCGTCGTTCTTCGACGCGGCCGCCCGCGGCCAGCTGCTGGTCCGCCGGTGCCGGGCCGGCGGCGACGTGCTCGGGCCCGAGGCGAGAACCTGCCCCAGCTGCGGGTCCGCCGACCTTGACGACGTCTTGGTGTCGGGCCGAGGCACGCTGGTCAGCTGGGCCGTCGTGCACCAGGCGCCGGTGCCGTCGCTCGCCGCCGCCGTGCCCTACGTCAGCGTCGTCGTGGAGCTCGCCGAGGGCCCCTGGCTGCTGGCGCGACTGG is a genomic window of Pseudofrankia inefficax containing:
- a CDS encoding thiolase C-terminal domain-containing protein; the protein is MTGQEPAAIAGLGITELGKVYGRTSTSLAAEAVRLALADAGLALADLDGLLVSGGLRQDVGLSLAGVLSTGPLGLLAQVNAFGASAGAMVAQAAQAIASGAARTVACVFADTPLRPKRPAGAAWGAPGAGAGAPAGLAGWQLASGATNPNILYALATRRHMERYGTRGEQLAEVAVAQRAWAAGNPLAAMREPLTVERHQTSRWIAEPLRLLDCCLVSNGAVAVVVTSADRAADLRQPPVHLWGYGQAHQPRRMLAGSDWGLVTPAARSGPQAMRMAGVGVEDIDICELYDCYTYTVLVTLEDYGFCAKGEGGPFVADGRLAPGGKLACNTGGGQLSGYYMWGMTPLSEAVIQARGQGGQRQAPRNDVILVSGNGGILEHHATVVLSPHPRHRGAP
- a CDS encoding Zn-ribbon domain-containing OB-fold protein, translated to MSGPDPVAGPAFPAVRRDDASASFFDAAARGQLLVRRCRAGGDVLGPEARTCPSCGSADLDDVLVSGRGTLVSWAVVHQAPVPSLAAAVPYVSVVVELAEGPWLLARLVESDASGLRAGTEVEVRFVQSGEPLGVPAGEVLPAFAVASRLGEPVSSPAEMASGTPAAGGGGTSA